CCAGGGAGAACGCCCGGGAGTGTGGCGCCGTTTCGGCCGTCTGCTGGCCCGCCGCCTGGCCTGGATAGGACAGGGGCCCAGGGGATTCCCCACCCGGCCGGCCTCCCGCGCGGCGACGTCCTCCTGGCCCCGAACGTGAAGCCCAGGCAGCTGCCCGTCCCCAGGTCACGACCAAATCTCGCCGATGGCGTCCAGCTTGGCGTCGCTCAGGTAGCCGTACCGGTTGATCCAGACGCCGTCCACCGGACTGTCTGCGACCAACTGCAGCCGGCGGCGGAAATCTTCCAGGGGGCCGTAGCCGTGGACCAGGGCGTAGATGCGGGTGCGCCCACCGGCGGCATGGAGCACCTGGTGGATCTTGCGCACCTGGGGCGCGTTGGGGATGGGGTGGGGTTCGTCGGGCGCCGGGTAGCCGTAGTGCGCCAGCCGGGTGCCCCCCTCCTCGCCGTCGGCCAGGTCCATCAGGTTCACCAGCGCCCGCACCAGCAGCGCCTCGTCCAGGCCCGGGTTGCGGGCCAGCAGGACCTCGCCCCAGAACTGGACCATCAAGGACCAGTGCATGGTGTAGAGCTTGGGCGCGATGGAAGCGCAGAAGGCACCGGCGGCGTGGAAGTCCAGGCCGGTGAGGTGGGAGAAGGGCGGCATGAAGGCATTGGCCGCCAGCTCCTTCTCCGGCCCGCCGAAGTGGCGGATGGCCTGGTGCCAGTCTCGCAACAGGTCGGTGGAGAGGGCCGCCTTGCAGCGAAGCCATTCGACCACGCCGGGGAAGCGGTTGAAGAGCTGGAGCAGGGCAAACTTGCCCCGGTCCGGGCTGGCGAACTGGGCCAGGTCGGCGTTGTTCAGCCCGCCGCCGTGAAGGTAGCGGTAGAAGCGGGCCACATCTTCCCGCATGCGGGGGAAGTCGAAGCCGTGGGCCGCGGCCCAAACCGCCACATGGTCGCCGAAATCCTGGAAGGCCTCATCCAGCTTGTAGCAAGGGTACTCGGGCCAGTCGGGCCGGATGCCGTCGACCTGGGGGTATTGGGCGAAGATGTCCCGCACCCAGGCCCGGTTGTAGGCCCGGATGGCCGGGCTGGCCAGGCTGCCGGTGTGGGCCATGCGGGCCTCGGGCAGCCGGCCGTCGGGCAGCCGGGGCAGGTCCTCCTCCCGCAGGCCGGGCGGCTGGGTGGCGCCGGTCTGGATGTAGACCTGGAGGCCGGCCTGTTTGGCCGCGGCGATGAACCGGCCGATGACAGGCCCCTCGCTTTCGGTCAGGTCGTTGGGCTCCCGGGGCTGGTAGGGGGAATCGGCGAAGTAGTCCAGGTTGGCCCGGTGGCCCGGTCCGCTGCGCAGCCAGAGGGCTTGCTTCCCCCACAGGGGGCGGTCGAAGAGGCGCACGCTGGCGCCGGCGTCGATGGGCGGCTGGTAGGAGCCTTCGCCCTCCGCGCCGGGCGCGGTGACCGAGGTGTTGCAGGCCACCGCGGTGGCGCCGGCCCGCTCGATCACATTTGCCAACACCGGTTCGATTCCCTCGTACTGGAAGAAGGGGCTCAGGACGGTGATGCCGAGGAAGCGTTTGGAGGTGGACATGGGTTGGTTCCTTTGGGGATGAATGGGTTCCATTTCATAGACCGCTCCGCCCTGGGGGCAGGGCTTTGGGCTGAAGGCGGCACCAGAAGGTCAGCCAGGGTGGGGCGATCTGGGTGAAGTGGGCCCAACTGCCCGGCGCCGGGTCCGGTTCCTCCTCCCGGGCTTCGCTGGCGTGGATGATGACAAAGCCCTGACGGACCAGCCCGTTGACCACGGTGCTGAGGGTGTGGACGTACTCCCGGGGGCCGGCGATGCGGCGATGGGTGCCGTCCTCGTCGTAGACATCCCAGGCGTCCCAGGTCGGGTTCAGATCCTGCAGGCAGGCCCCGTCCCGGTACAGATGGCGCAGGAGATAGCCTTCGCCATTCCAGGAGGCTTCGTCGATGGTCTGGGTGAAGGGGTTGGCCCATTCCATCCGGTAGAGGCCGCCGGGCCGTAACACGCGGCGCACTTCCTGGAACACGGGCGCTACCTGGGGCACGAAGTTGATGGAATACGCGTGCCAGACCAGGTCGAAGGAGCCATCGGGAAAGGCCGAGAGGTCCCGCATGTCCCCCTGCACCGTACGGATCTCCAGGCCGTAGTGGGCGGCGGCCTCCTGATCCCGGGCCAGTTGAGTCTCGGAGAGGTCGAAGACGGTGACCCGGGCGCCCAGCAGGCCGAAGGCGGCCGACTGCTGGCCTCCGCTGGCGGCCAGACAGAGGACCTCCAGTCCCTGCACC
The Litorilinea aerophila DNA segment above includes these coding regions:
- a CDS encoding class I SAM-dependent methyltransferase, which produces MDELAAYNKARWEELAQARVVYTQPWLDLDTRTARQRVDPHGVMGEVQGLEVLCLAASGGQQSAAFGLLGARVTVFDLSETQLARDQEAAAHYGLEIRTVQGDMRDLSAFPDGSFDLVWHAYSINFVPQVAPVFQEVRRVLRPGGLYRMEWANPFTQTIDEASWNGEGYLLRHLYRDGACLQDLNPTWDAWDVYDEDGTHRRIAGPREYVHTLSTVVNGLVRQGFVIIHASEAREEEPDPAPGSWAHFTQIAPPWLTFWCRLQPKALPPGRSGL